In Streptomyces erythrochromogenes, the DNA window GAGGGCGGAGCCGTGCCAGGTCTGGATGTACGTGGTGCCCGGGCGCTTGGCGAGCGCCAGCGGGAACCCCTGGTTGTCGACCCAGTACTCGGCCTGGGCGAGGGCGCGCAGGTACTGCCAGCTCCAGCGCTTGACCAGGGTGGCCTCCTTCGGGAAGCCGGTGGGCTTGGCGCCCGCGTACGACCAGACCGCCTCGAAGGGCACGCCCTGGCGGACCATCTCCTCGTAGATGGCCTTCGGGCTGTCGCTGTACTGCTTGCCCATGTGGCTCTCGAAGACGACCGTGCCCTTCTTGACGGGCAGCTTCGAGAAGACCTCGTGGTAGATCTTCACCTTCTGCTCGCCGGAGCCCATGTTCCGGCGGGCCCGCAGCGCCTTGCGCAGGCCCCGCTTGACCACGCCCGCCGCCTTGCCCTGTATGGCGTTGTTGATCAGCGACTGGGTGCGGACGGCGGCGGCGCCCTCTGCGGTCAGGACGTAGGAGAGGTTGCCCTTCTTGGTCATCTCCGCCGCGAAGCGGTCGGAGACCAGGCGGGTCAGCCGCGGCCGTACGCGCAGCCGGGCCGCCGAGTCCAGGTCGAGGCCGCCGACCGAGACGCGGGTGGTGATCCGCTCGCCACCGGCGGTCAGCTTGAGACGGACGTCCCAGACGGCGTCGATGATGCCGAGGGGGCGGACGGTGCCGCCGATGTCCGCCGTGGTGCGCCACTCGATCGTGTCACCGGCGTGTCGCACGGTTGCCACCGGGAAGCTGAAGGAGCGCACGCCGACCTGCCGGCGGGCCCGCAGCTCCAGAGTGGCCTTCAGCTCCGCGTCGTCGGCGATGCGGCCCAGCGGGTTCACGACGGTGCCGGACAGCGTGACGGTGCCGCGGCCGTCGTCCTCGTAGGAGGTGAGGCGGTTGCCCAGGGTGAGGGACGGGAGCGGGGTGGTGTGGAAGCCCTGCTCGGTGACGTCCAGTATCCGGCGGGCCTCGGCGGCGTCGGGGCCGTCGATGTGCTGCGCGCACCAGTAGACGCGGCCGTCGCGCTCGGCGAGCGGGGAGGTCAGCCGACCCTTGTTGATCATGGCGTCGGCGGCCGGGAGCAGGTTGTCCCAGTCCTCCTTGCCCAGCAGGTACGCGCAGATCGCCTGGAGGTGGGTGACGTGCTCGTACGCCTCCGGGTCGATGCCGGCGAGGTAGCCGTTGGCGAGGCCCGCGAACTCCTGGCGGTACTCGTCGCTCAGCAGCGGCAGGTCGCGCAGGTGCAGGACCAGGTCGTGCTTGAGGAACTTGGCGTCCTTCGCGGACTTGATGTCCGTGTGGCCCTTGGCCGCCAGCAGCTCGTCGACGCGCCGGTGGATCTCCATCCGGTGGACGAAGTTCGCGATCTCGTGGCGCCGGTTGCTGATCGACTTGGCCGCGGCCTTCTCGACCACGTTCCAGAAGTAGACGTGGTTGGGGATCAGCGTGATGCGCCGGGCCGCCACGTACGCCTGCGCGGAGAACAGCAGGTCCTCGTAGTGGATGCCGACCGGGAACTCCAGGCCCTGCTCCAGCAGGAACGCGCGCCGGTAGCACTTGTTCGTGGAGAGCGTGTCGTAGACCAGCAGGTCCGGGAACTCGGTGATCGACTCCAGCGTGCGGGTGCGCGAGTAGATCCAGGGGTACCACTCGGTGGTCTTGCCCCACCGGTTGTCGAGGTGCACGCGTACGCACATGCCCGAGACCAGGTCGGATCCGGTCCGCTCGGCGGCGGCCAGCATGTTCCGGCAGGCGTTGCGCTCCAGCACGTCGTCGCTGTCGAGGAACATCACGTACGTTCCGGTGGCCTGCTGGACGCCGTGGTTGCGCGGCGCACCGCAGCCGCCGCTGTTCTGCGGCAGCTGGAAGGCGCGCACCCTCCCCGGATGCGCGGACTCGAGTTCCTGGGCGACCGCGAAGGAGCGGTCCTGGCTGCAGTCGTCGACGATCACGACCTCGACACCCTGGAGTGTCTGGTCGAGAACCGACTGGACTGCTGTCGACAGACGCTCTGCGTCGTTGTAGACGATGACGACCACGGAGACGTCGGGCACGTGCACCTCGATCCCTTCGTTTCGTTCCGCTCATTCCGCTTATCCCGTCAAAGCTACCGTGTGCCGCCCTCGGCTCAGGCAGGGCGACTCTCGGTAGCCGCTCGCCGTGCATACTTCTAAGGAAGAGGTGAGAGGCGGGTCCGGTCGCCACAATCACCCGTTCGGATCCAGCAGGAAGTGTTCATGACGAAGCTGTCCGTAGTTGTCCCTTGCTACAACGAAGAAGCCGTCATCGACAGCTTCGACGTGGAGATCCGCAGGGTCCTGGACGCCCTGCCCGTCGAGTACGAGGTCTGCTACGTCGACGACGGCAGCCGCGACGGGACCCTCGACAAGCTCCGGAAGATCGCCGCGGAACACGGCGAGCGCACCCGCTACGTCTCCTTCAGCCGCAACTTCGGCAAGGAGGCCGGCATGCTCGCCGGCCTGCGCGAGGCCACCGGCGACGCCGTCGTGATCATGGACGCCGACCTCCAGCACCCGCCGGAGCTCATCGCGACCATGCTGGAGCACTACCGGCAGGGCCACGACCAGATCATCGCCCGCCGCACCCGCGAGGGCGACAAGAAGGTGCGCTCCGCGCTCAGCCGCCTCTACTACCGGGGCGTGAACCGCTGGGTCGACGTCGAGCTCACCGACGGCGTCGGCGACTTCCGGATGCTGTCCCGCCCCGCCGTGGACGCCCTGCTGTCCCTGCCGGAGTACAACCGCTTCTCCAAGGGCCTGTTCTCCTGGATCGGCTTCGACACCGTCCACTTCGACTACCGCAACGCGCAGCGCGAGGCCGGCGAGACCAAGTGGAAGTTCGGCGCCCTGCTGAACTACGGCATGGACGGCCTGATCTCCTTCAACAACCGGCC includes these proteins:
- a CDS encoding bifunctional glycosyltransferase/CDP-glycerol:glycerophosphate glycerophosphotransferase — protein: MHVPDVSVVVIVYNDAERLSTAVQSVLDQTLQGVEVVIVDDCSQDRSFAVAQELESAHPGRVRAFQLPQNSGGCGAPRNHGVQQATGTYVMFLDSDDVLERNACRNMLAAAERTGSDLVSGMCVRVHLDNRWGKTTEWYPWIYSRTRTLESITEFPDLLVYDTLSTNKCYRRAFLLEQGLEFPVGIHYEDLLFSAQAYVAARRITLIPNHVYFWNVVEKAAAKSISNRRHEIANFVHRMEIHRRVDELLAAKGHTDIKSAKDAKFLKHDLVLHLRDLPLLSDEYRQEFAGLANGYLAGIDPEAYEHVTHLQAICAYLLGKEDWDNLLPAADAMINKGRLTSPLAERDGRVYWCAQHIDGPDAAEARRILDVTEQGFHTTPLPSLTLGNRLTSYEDDGRGTVTLSGTVVNPLGRIADDAELKATLELRARRQVGVRSFSFPVATVRHAGDTIEWRTTADIGGTVRPLGIIDAVWDVRLKLTAGGERITTRVSVGGLDLDSAARLRVRPRLTRLVSDRFAAEMTKKGNLSYVLTAEGAAAVRTQSLINNAIQGKAAGVVKRGLRKALRARRNMGSGEQKVKIYHEVFSKLPVKKGTVVFESHMGKQYSDSPKAIYEEMVRQGVPFEAVWSYAGAKPTGFPKEATLVKRWSWQYLRALAQAEYWVDNQGFPLALAKRPGTTYIQTWHGSALKRMGFHEPRTKAQGRAGQARFQAAVDRFDHFLIRSEHDARTLAKGFRLRDEVLLRTGYPRNDALVEAHRAEADSGERVRGALAAELGIDPDKKVLLYAPTFRAGADGAVEGFAFPFDVEEFADRLGDRFTLLVRTHYLNSVSLPPSVAGRVVDVSRHHDITPLLALADGLITDYSSVMFDYAVLDRPMVFFAYDYEKYATDIRGTYFDLKEKAPGPVVATADELLQALAAFEEADAKYAEARQRFLTEFGEYDRGDAARQIVEKFFTGSGK
- a CDS encoding glycosyltransferase family 2 protein; this encodes MTKLSVVVPCYNEEAVIDSFDVEIRRVLDALPVEYEVCYVDDGSRDGTLDKLRKIAAEHGERTRYVSFSRNFGKEAGMLAGLREATGDAVVIMDADLQHPPELIATMLEHYRQGHDQIIARRTREGDKKVRSALSRLYYRGVNRWVDVELTDGVGDFRMLSRPAVDALLSLPEYNRFSKGLFSWIGFDTVHFDYRNAQREAGETKWKFGALLNYGMDGLISFNNRPLRIGIWFGVSLVALTGLYALWITAMAITNGVDAPGYVTLVAIITGLGGVQLIMLGLVGEYIGRIYYETKRRPHFLVKESHGSDPAPRTAGVTPAAEPTIVERSAR